A genomic segment from Candidatus Schekmanbacteria bacterium encodes:
- a CDS encoding GNAT family N-acetyltransferase has product MQNRKIVIYEELSDDLLLKEIEYCDSENLRRWKNENREAFFYKETITAEMQKIWMDRYFKDSDNFMFIVRYKGTSIGVMGFKIVSEGAEIYNVILGKKEFGGQGIMGRAIRLMNGFILGMDINYIFLRVLSSNDKAIEWYKKNGFVDKGGKENYRLMVLDLNKFAQPKLHLEEY; this is encoded by the coding sequence ATGCAGAATAGAAAAATTGTTATTTATGAAGAATTATCGGATGATTTATTATTAAAAGAGATAGAGTATTGCGATTCAGAGAATTTGAGGAGGTGGAAAAATGAGAATAGAGAAGCCTTTTTTTACAAGGAAACTATAACAGCTGAAATGCAAAAGATATGGATGGATAGATATTTCAAAGATTCAGACAATTTTATGTTTATAGTAAGGTATAAAGGTACAAGTATTGGGGTTATGGGCTTTAAAATAGTGTCAGAAGGCGCTGAAATCTACAATGTTATTTTGGGTAAAAAAGAGTTTGGCGGTCAAGGAATTATGGGTAGGGCAATAAGATTGATGAATGGTTTTATATTGGGAATGGATATAAATTATATTTTTTTGAGAGTTTTGTCCTCTAATGATAAAGCGATAGAATGGTATAAAAAAAATGGCTTTGTCGATAAAGGGGGGAAGGAGAATTATCGTCTAATGGTTCTTGATTTAAATAAATTTGCTCAGCCAAAATTACATTTGGAGGAATATTAG